The Amycolatopsis sp. DG1A-15b genome contains the following window.
CCGTCGAAGACGCGGTGCTCGTACTTGCCGGTGAACTTCGCGCGGTAGGCCTTGCCGTCCTTGGCCGCGCCGTCGAAGTCGCTGCCGATCGTGATCGCCGGGACGCCGATGGTCGCGCCGGCGGCCAGCTTCTCTTCGTACGCCTCGTACTGCGGCTCGCCCGGGGCGAGGCTCAGGCGCCAGCGGTAGTTGTGGATGACGATGGCGACGTGGTCGGGGTTGTCGAACGCCGCCGCGCTGCGGTCGTAGGTCGCGTCGTCGAAGTGCCAGGCCGGGGACGCGGTCTTCCAGATCAGCTTGTTGAAGTCGTGGCGGTTCGCCGCGTAGCCGGCGCGGCCGCGCTCGGTCGCGAAGTAGTACTGGTACCACCAGCCGAGCTCGGCTTGCGGAGCCAGCGGCTGCTGGTTCGCCGCCAGGTTCGTGACGATGTACCCGCTCACCGCGACGATCGCCGTGCAGCGCTCGGGCCACAGCGCGGCGATGATGTCGACGGTCCGGCCGCCCCAGTCGTAGCCGCCGAAGACGGCCTTGTCGATCTTGAGCGCGTCCAGCAGGGCGATGACGTCCAGCGCCACGGCCGTCTGCTGGCCGTTGCGGACCGTCTCGGCGGACTTGAACGCCGTCGGGCCGTAGCCGCGCAGGTAGGGGACGATCACCCGGTAGCCCGCCCCGGCCAGGATCGGCGCGACGTCGACGTAGCTGTACGGGTCGTAGGGCCAGCCGTGCAGCAGCACCACCGGCTGCCCGCCGGCCGGCCCGAACTCGTGGTAAGCCATGGTGAGCACCCCGGCGTCGGCCTGCTTGACCGGCCCGAGCGAGGTGTGCTCCCCCGACCCGGCCCGCAGGTCGGGCGCCGAGGCGGGAGCGGCCGCGGGAGTGCCCGACGAGCAGGCCGCCAGTGACGTCGCCGCGAGCCCGGCCGCGAACGCCTGCCCGAACCTTCTCCTGCTGATCATCTGCTGCTCCTGTGCGAGAAAGACCGTGGGACTT
Protein-coding sequences here:
- a CDS encoding alpha/beta hydrolase, coding for MISRRRFGQAFAAGLAATSLAACSSGTPAAAPASAPDLRAGSGEHTSLGPVKQADAGVLTMAYHEFGPAGGQPVVLLHGWPYDPYSYVDVAPILAGAGYRVIVPYLRGYGPTAFKSAETVRNGQQTAVALDVIALLDALKIDKAVFGGYDWGGRTVDIIAALWPERCTAIVAVSGYIVTNLAANQQPLAPQAELGWWYQYYFATERGRAGYAANRHDFNKLIWKTASPAWHFDDATYDRSAAAFDNPDHVAIVIHNYRWRLSLAPGEPQYEAYEEKLAAGATIGVPAITIGSDFDGAAKDGKAYRAKFTGKYEHRVFDGIGHNVPQEAPRPFAQAIVDAGRM